atatgtataataagttttttacacattttatataaattcaaaaatattttacaaaatctcCCTTTTAAACAGATCAGTATTGAATAGTTCCCTCGATGTAAGCATTGAATTTTAAGAGCACTTAAGCTTTGCCGGTAGGACAAAATAATGGGATAATGGTGTATATTTACTTCGACCAAGTGTACATTTCTTTGAATTTCATATCACTTTTTGGAAATTGATGTTCAGATTAAGATTTCATAAATGGTTCCATGGAGTAAATGATGGTGATGATCATGATCACAACGTTGATaaagattatgattatgatgatgattgctTTTCTGTTATTCGCAGGGAACTAGTTTTCTTCGAACTCCGGTAACACCAGTCCACAGTCGCAACAACAAGACTCGACACAGATGACAAGTGGATACAGTGGCGGTAGAAAATACCTTTTACCGTCAGCCAAGATAAAATAGTGCTTAATATTGTAAAACTATGTACAAAAGAAATAGCTTGACGTGTCAACTGTCCAGCAATATTTAGGAAAATGATAAACCTCATTCGTACACTTCAAAGTTTAATTTATAGCTAATCAGTTTTATTACCAAACTTGACTCTCGATTTAAAGCAGACcttcaaaacaatttaaacacgTCGGACATCTCGCAATGTAATATAAATGCCTcaatatttaacagttaattactTTCGATACAATACTCGTTAATGTTAATATAAGCAAAACATATAAAGTAATAAGTGTTtgacgttttattttttaaataaataaagttcgtagtaaaatttaaaaacaagtgAAGTTTTGTTCTGTTAATCGTGTGCATACATGTACCTCTTGCAACGTTCACCGGAAACTTATTTCACAGATCTTTTTTCAATCATGAAGAAACACACGAAATGCAacaacaatatacacaattaaaatataacatagaTAATTGTTATTCTTGTTGTATAGCATGTGTTAATTAGTGAACGTTTTCGTTTGAGTCGCGACTACAGTTTTAGCTTCACTCACTTTTGATAACAGATTAATAATCACAGGAAATAACTGGACGCAAAATGTTTGAAACTGTTGATGACTTTATCAGATTGGACTTTGAGCATCGCTTTGATCACATGGAAAACTGCACTTTGAATATTTGTAACTGTTGAAGTAACTCCATTAGAGTGTATATAAAGCAGCGATATGATCGCATGAAATTACTATTCACTAAATAGTTAAAACCCTATGCGTCACATTACATGAAATAACTTTACGCTGCATAGTAATAAGAATAGTGAATGTTTTGTAATTATCATATTGTGTAGCAAAAGTCGTAATTATCCAAGTGAATAAACTGGAAGCTAACTGTGTGTATCTACCTGTATTTCCCAGGTGCGATGGCGGGTCTCGCGTTCGCAATGCTGATCCCGGGCATTGTTATAGGTGCGGCCCTGCTCTACTTCCTGCGCACCAAGCGACTCGTGCGCGAAGAACAACTGCGCATGGGCTTCATCCCCAGATTCGGAACAGGCGGCCGACGACTAAACGAGTTGATGGACGGCGATATGGAGCCCATCGATGATCCCCATGACGCCCCGCCAGCACATATACACGCGTACGATTCGCCGCAATGATATTACCTTTTGTGATTTACGTGTATGGTGGTAAGTACATAATTACGCTCATTCACAAAACACACTTGATGTTAAAGTTTATTTGCTTAAAGGTGATAAATGTTTCGGTTAATAACGCGATGGTTGTGATGGTGGATTTCGAAGAAAGACATCATTTTTACAGAAACTCTTTAAAATTGATTTCGTTCGTTGAGTAAATGAAGACATTTGTGTTTTGGTTAACAGCATTACAACATAAAAGTATATATAGGTTCTTTTGTTAATGTTGCAGACAATGTTTTATGCATTTAAATGGTCTTTCGGTCGTTGATATAATTTTTTTTGGGAACCCCAAACATGTCCGATAGTTGTGTTTAATTATAACTTATAAAATAGTAAAGTGCCAGATCCGAAGATTCCGATTCTGTCAATAAACCGATACAAAAAGAAACATGTTACACAATTGTTGATAAGCCTGTGATCTGTGATCAAGTCGCATTTGTGATGCATTTGCTGTATTAACTAAttgtattattactttgacattatttttcgaatataattatttttctaaattgtataataatgtttAGGATGCCATATGCTCTGTTTGCTTATTATGATGTGTGTTCGTATAACTTGTATTAAAAATTTCAATACTTTCATTTggtattattatttgatatgtCAGAAATATTCACGTATACACACACTCTTTTTGACTGTAATCGTTGATTGCAAATTTAAGCTGTTAATGATAGGACACATTCCAATATTTTAAAAGTGATCGATATTTGTTGAGTCGTCGACTACAGCACAACTGTAAGGGTCTATATCGATTATTGAGTCAATAAGCATACTTTTATGATGTATATTCATTTTCTATTCGACAAACAGTAAAATTTAACGGCACATCAAACATTAGAATGCAAAATGAAGCATCGGTCGAAAATGAATTACAATAATGTAATGCATACAACGATTacacaatattatttataattgcatAACCTAGACAACAGCAATACTTAAAAAACGATGtcgtgtatatttttaaacactATGCTAGAATTTATTATGAAGTATTTTCAGGGTTTAAATAAATGAATCAAGTGTGTTCTCAAAGCAAGTCCAATGACACCGTTTATCGCTTTgtatatttattgcaattcaaTTCTAACACACCTGCATATATCCGTTTACATATACAATACGTCAAATTTCATTTTGTTGCAAAAAATTCCAATGTTCAATCGGGAATTTTGAGGCAAtcattttatttgcaaaaaatgtaaACCTCTGAACGTTTATATCGGTACAAAACGTACGTGATTTTAAAGCAATCAAGAACATATTTCATAAGCAGCAACATCAATGCTAAAGCGGAATTTGATCCTATGTCTAATTTAACTGAACATTTGCAGTCATTTTGTCACAACGAATTTTATTGCGTTTATGTTCGTATCGTAAGCAGAAACAAACAGACCCTTAATCAAATTGGACACATCATGCTAAAATTCTAATAATGCCCGTTGCTGTTGAAAATAACGCTAGTGGAATGATCGTATTAGTATTGATAGAGTGTGAAGATTACCAAAGCATAATTTATCCGACTCCAATTTCGTATTCTAATATTAAGCTGTCAACGTTAAAATCCAATCATTTATTAATCCTTTATCTCGACTGTATAAAGGTGCCAACCTGATAGCCGGTTTACCCATGCTGACTACAATATAAACTGAATGTATAGACGGTCGATGTATATTTACACAATTATCCCATTTTAATTCTTTTAGCTGGAGAATGTTAAAGAAAAAGAATCTAAGTGCTCTTGAGAATAAGATATACATAGAGAGAACATTAAATAACAATGTGGATCTTTTCAATTATTTAGGAACGTTGGTTTGTGCGTGTTTGGATTGTGATATAATTGAATCGAACAGTCGATAATTcggtttataaatatttaaaaactttgTAACAGGCAGTTTGCAATATTTATACGATTGTTAGATGAAGGCGTATTATTTGTTGAGCATTTTGGACTGGTggcatgtatttatataaaatatatatgaaaacataTGTTGGTTGTTCCATAAATAATTAACGTTGGATACAACTCTCATTATTGGATCTAAATAATTTTCGAAAGGTTCGGAGCCAATATAATATCGGTGATAAATTGTTTTATGAACAAGAATATATAAAGTCCGCTCTCGGAATATATATACGCAACCATTAACGTTACCATGGAGGTTGCTATGCGAACAGACGTGACGTTACGCGAGGAGTACGTGTTGAAACTGTGGGATACGTACATTAACGAGAACTTGGTGCAATCGACGCCTTGCAAGGCGGCCATTTATGACGCCTGCTCACTAAGACTGATAATCGCCAGCGACGGATTCTATCTCCTAAACAACGAGATTCACAACATTTCTGAAGGAATGAGGTACCCAGAGGAAGCGTATAGAAACGGTATAGACATTCAAAGCCGCCATTATGACGACAGGTTAGCCGACGGCAGAAACGGCATCTACGCTAGAGATAAATCAGACGGCTGTACCGTGTGCAAGACGTCCACGTTGTTGATAGTCGGCGTTAGTGACAACAAAGTTAAAAGTGAAGAAAGTAATGAGCAGATAATGAAACTCGGGGATTACTTTAGAAAAATTGGATTGTAGTATCGGAACGATTCGTTCTGTTTGTAACTGTAGATATCAAGATTATTCTTTTAAAATCGTGTGCAAGAAGACCAGATAGTTAGCAAATAATCTATAGGATCATGTTTGCTGGCGGAAAAAAACCAATCAGActaaaaatgaataatataacGAAATCATATGCCGCTAATCCAATTATCATACAATTATTTGAGGAAAGTGCAAGCCTGAATGCTGGGTTCCATAATATAAAATGTAGaacttttaattgtattaaatgaaCCAGTATTAAACCTTTCCTTGGCATTTTGACTTGCTACATCTATATCTATATACTGTTATGTACGAGATTCAATAAAGGATAATTTCCTACCATGATTCATCTAATGATGATTTAAATAACACAGGAgtccataaataaataaattgtataacttGATATTCCTCCTCACGTGAACCATTTTGTCACAAGATTTCGATCGTGATCGTGCGTACGTCGGTATTTTAGTCAAATATACTCTCGCTAATGAAGGTGTGAGACCAAGATCGAAGAATTGGATACTTGTACTACGAATGCATGTCTAGTCCAgttttctttaacatttttttaaacagtgttataaatgcagatttaatgtaattttataattagTTACCATGCGTAGAGTTTGGATAACGTTTGTTTTGTTCTTGTTTACTTTGAACGGTGTTTGCACGTGTTTAATGtgcaatataaaaacaaacgCACTCaaaagggtgagcatttttatgaGATATTTTGAACGTTTTCATGTCACGTATCCATGTAAATCGCTCGTTTATCTGCATTAATTTAGGTAAAAAGATAATGCgaattaagttaaaatatatgTCAATGGTGACAcaatttaatcattttatttaacTGACAAGTTTGGTATGGTAAGTAGAACCATTTATTAATACTTAATCTAAACACGTATGCGCACTTAGCACCATACAAAGTGTAttgacatttaacaaaatgaacaTACAGTCGATCCTAATATACGCGATTAACCCATTACATTGTTTATACTggcaaatattataataaaatttatttagtTCTTTAAAAATCAAATGCTTGTACCGATATTACTATTTAATGCAATCTTCTGGATAGTGATAAAACTAAGCGGTTTCGTTGAGAAAGGAAATAAAAGAAAATGGCATATATACGGTGGTATAAAGGTGACATTCACTGCTTGCAGTGTTGTTTATATACCAAAATTAAACTGATCATGAATTAAATGGTACGCCGACAACGATACATATTTTGACTCCTTCAATTGCAGTTAATGCTAGTTTAGTAGAACATACTTTCTATCCATCGAGCTTGTCAACACAACTTAATTGTATGATTGAGCGACACATGTTGCTGTGATCAATATGTAGTGGGTGTGGGGGTGGGGGCACATCATTCaataaaagccgtggaggttcaattgtatttattgacgctgaccaatatagccatgacggaaaagacctacacaaaacaatgacaatattttacaaacagaacaaaacaaacgatactgcgaaatatgaattaaatgaacttcacattaattaaactaattcacacacatttcataatgcaataatacacaatgttcaataaatgaaaactgtttaactcaccaggttggaataAAACAACGACTATGGACTTGCGTCCACTAGACGGTCTTGGCAAATGCAAGCGTGGTCagtaatttcataatgaaatcaaCATGTACGTTTGAATGACCAATAAAAATCTTGCATCGGATCAATTCTAAATAACGATTGGACATGACCGAAATTGCACGAGCTTTCATGGGTGAACGAACACTGGCGAGAGGACGAAACTCCCACAAAGaagtaaatgtatgttatgtaAAAAAGGAGATAAGAAATTGAccttaatacaaatataatattgacttATGTCTTATCTCAACATGTATACCCAATTAGaagcaaataaaaatgaataattttgcaatatctgtaaacatttggtatttttaaataaaacacagtTGAATtcatatggctgttcaaagctaaAGCCTTTAGCCGTTTATGTCAACCCAGAGCTTTGGGTTTTTCGATGAAAGTTGTAAACAGCCTAAATTCATTATTATCAAAAGTTTGTATGGAAAAGAAGAATGTTTTAACCAGTTACAATTGTACGAAAATAATCTACGATGTCATGCTTAATGTCAACTTAAGACAACCTTGGCTTGGGTTAAATGCTCAAAACATCTGATTTCACGTGCGACATTGCTTACATGGTAAACCAATAGACCAATTTGTTAAACCGTGGTGCAATAGTTTAGCTGCACAGTCCAAGAATTCTTCTTCAATTAAAAAAGCTTCAAATATGACAAAAAAGCCTTGCTCGCATATCTTATAAAAGTCAACAATCCGAATGAGACAATTCCGATTATGTTCCCATGGCCTTGAAATACGATAACGTTCCCATGGCCTTGAAATAGAGGTTTGCAGATATAAAAGGTTGCCCAGGGTATAACGCAAGTGTAAACACTATAACCAGAATGTTTGTGAATTCCAATATCACTTTTTTATGTTTCCCATTATATAacgatttttatataaaatatattattcggACTCCATGGCCTACCATTTGTCAATACATATCAATGATGACATGCTAACAAACATAGTTGTATTTAAAagtcacacatttattttttatgattgtCATATTTTCTCatctttaatttgtattattgtatgattCCCTGTCTTTGCCATATTACTTTTGTACATATGTTCTTGGTcaaaggcagaatgccggattgcaAATAGACTAAAATATAATCGATTGTTTTAACATGTGTGTATCTGGTGTTGGCATATTTTAAAACCACATACAAAtcgatttttatttataataatacgtGGTATACGATTGGGTATTTTTAATATTTCGTATGTTATTAACTGTGTCATTACACCATTTTTTACACCTTTATCGCTTTATTTTACAATGTGAAATAACGCTTTGCAATAAGTGGCAACATACAAGAGCAAactctaaaatatttctttgtgGACAGGATTCGAAACTGCGCGGGAAGATTCCGAtggatttctagtccatcgccttaacaaCTTTACCACGACAAATTTGAACTTTCACATTGAAATCTTATATACATTATGTCGATGTATAGCTCTTAAACGTGTGTGAAATACGGACATCATGCAGTaccaatataaattattgaagaAAGTTTAAGATTAAGGTTATTGTGCATAGCACGTCTCctaattaatacatgtatctacAGACCATTgacgtttcatgttgaaatgttataTACTTTCAGAGATATAGCCCTGCACAATTTGTAACAGCCGACGGACGACCGGATAGAGCCCCAACGATATCTCTCTGCCTTCGTCGGGGGCTAATAATTcacaattatataaatatcattttactAAAAGTATGGTTCTTCTGACCGAATCCGAACGCTGAGATCAATAAACAGTTTGTTTTGGGCTGCCTTGCAGGTCACCATTATACCATTAAGAATGGAGAGAAATCTTCTGTTTCTTATATTTTACCGAACATTCTGATTATCAACTATTGAGTACGCAACGATATTTTCAGCACTAACACACATTAACAAAAATGCATAAATCTTTAAGTATTCAAGAACATATTTTCACGTTGAAATATGTGTCTTAAACgatgtttgatttttaaaatattgtaagtAATAgcttatgatttttattttaggggtaacataaaaaataaataaatcgctGCCGCGTTTTCGAAACCTATTGAGATCTTCACCACAAGTACGAATGCTGCCTACATGTTTTGAAACACCACTTAACTGAATCGATTAAAAGGGAACAATGTCAAAGACATTACACGTTGTCCACgcaaataaaatgtgttattatgtaacttttatttataatggtatttttaaAAATCCAAATTTCATATCTGtttaattaattatcaaaatCGGTTTGATGCAAAATATCTTGAGCATTTAATTTGGACTGTTAGCTATTCgatatttatttacacttatttaggtaaatataaatgttttgttataatGAAAACTATGTCTGTATAGATCATGTGTATATATTATCTGGTGTTGGCATATTTCAAAACCACGCAAATGTCGGTTTTAGATACTAGTACGTGATAAACGATTAACTAAAGAATGTTCCAAACAATATCTCGAATATTATCAACAGTGTGATGCACTTGATGTTATAATGTGTAATGACACTTTTAAACAAATCTTTACTAACACTAAAACATttcgttgtcggcaggattcgaacctgcgcgggaagatcccaatggatttctagtccatcgccttaaccactcggccacgacaactgcTTGTGTAGGTAAATACAACGGTAGCTcacaataatatataatgttaCGTATATTTAAACTGTTACGCTATCATTTAAATATACTCTGGATATACTCTGGATATACAGCATGATCGTAGTTGTCGTTGCCGTTCGTTCAGACCGATATAATCACTGCAATATGACGGTGGTGATAGCATCCTTACAAAACAGACATTGACAGAAACTTAAAGAATCCCAGTTCTGCCCATCAGGAATGGATAAAACATAGTTAAATGATTCTTTTCAGTTCATATAACACCATAACATG
This sequence is a window from Dreissena polymorpha isolate Duluth1 chromosome 16, UMN_Dpol_1.0, whole genome shotgun sequence. Protein-coding genes within it:
- the LOC127861833 gene encoding profilin-1-like, whose protein sequence is MEVAMRTDVTLREEYVLKLWDTYINENLVQSTPCKAAIYDACSLRLIIASDGFYLLNNEIHNISEGMRYPEEAYRNGIDIQSRHYDDRLADGRNGIYARDKSDGCTVCKTSTLLIVGVSDNKVKSEESNEQIMKLGDYFRKIGL